The nucleotide sequence TGGAGGACGTGGAGGCGCCCGAGTCCGCGCCGCCGGAGCGCGAGTCGTTGCGGTAGAAGCCGGAGCCCTTGAACACCACGCCCACCGTGTTGAACTTCTTGCGCAGGCCCCCGTCGCACTCCGGGCAGACGGTCAGGGCGTCCTCGCTGAACGACTGGCGGATGTCGAACGCGTGGCCGCAGTCCTTGCAGGCGTAGGCGTAGACGGGCATGGGTCCTCCTGGGAAGGGTCGACGAGCGCGCTCGTTGGCACTCGAAGGGGTCGACTGCCGATTCTACCGTGTTCCCCGCGCCGGACCGGGGGGCCCCTCCAGCCGCACGGTTCCGTTCTCCGTGAGGGCCAGCGGCACGGGGGCGTCGAGCTCCTCGACCGGCACGGACCCGGCCGGGAGGACCTCGTCGGCGAAGACGCACACCACGGTGCGCAGCTCCGGGTGCGCCGTGCGCGGCAGCGTGGCGAGGAAGCGGTCGTAGTAGCCGCCGCCGAAGCCCAGCCGCGCGCCGCCGGGCGCCACGGCGAGCGCGGGCACCAGCAGCAGACCCACCGCGTGCATCACCTCCGCGCCGTGGCGGGCGCCCACGGGCTCGCGCAGTCCGCCCGCGCCGCCGGACCGCTCGGGGGTGTCCGGCGTCCACCGCGCCCACGAGAGCCGGCGCCCGGGCTCGCACACGGGCACCCAGATCCGGTGGCCGCGGTGGTGAGCCGTGACGAGAGCGGGCTCGAGGGGCGGCTCTGTGGCCAGCGGCAGGTACGCGGCGACGTCGAGGTGCGGGCGGTCGGCCAGCAGCTCGGTCAGGTGCCGGTCGAAGGCCACGGCGGCGTGCTCGCGGGCGGCCCGGGAGCGCCGCGCGCGGGCCGCCACGAGCTGCCGGCGCAGCCGGGTCTTGGCCTCGGCGGGACCGCGGGGGTCGGTCATCGTCGTGTCCGCTCCTCGTCCGACGCTCGGCCCGGGCGGCGCCCGGACGCGCCGGCCCTGGCGGGCCGGTGGTGCGAGGCTAGCCGCGCACCACCGCGGCGGGCAAGCGTGCCCGGGCGGGAATCCGCTGGTGGGAGCCCCCGATCCGTTAGCCTGAGCGCATGAGTGGAAACAGCAACCCCCGGACGGTCCGGAAGGCCGTCATTCCTGCCGCCGGGCTCGGCACCCGGTTCCTCCCCGCGACGAAGGCCATGCCCAAGGAGATGTTGCCGGTCGTGGACCGGCCGGCCATCCAGTACGTGGTCCAGGAGGCGGTCGACGCCGGTCTCCAGGACGTCCTGATGATCACCGGGCGCTCGAAGCGGGCGCTGGAGGACCACTTCGACCGGGTGCCGGCCCTGGAGCACCAGCTCGAGGAGTCGGGCAAGACCGATCTGCTGCGGGCGGTGGAGCACGCCTCCGAGCTCGGCGAGATCCACTACCTGCGCCAGGCGGACCCCAAGGGACTGGGGCACGCGGTGCTGCGGGCGAAGATCCACATCGGTGA is from Kocuria rosea and encodes:
- a CDS encoding FmdB family zinc ribbon protein: MPVYAYACKDCGHAFDIRQSFSEDALTVCPECDGGLRKKFNTVGVVFKGSGFYRNDSRSGGADSGASTSSTSSASSTAEPAAPAKTATPATAGAGASSSSASATAGGSSD
- a CDS encoding 5-formyltetrahydrofolate cyclo-ligase — protein: MTDPRGPAEAKTRLRRQLVAARARRSRAAREHAAVAFDRHLTELLADRPHLDVAAYLPLATEPPLEPALVTAHHRGHRIWVPVCEPGRRLSWARWTPDTPERSGGAGGLREPVGARHGAEVMHAVGLLLVPALAVAPGGARLGFGGGYYDRFLATLPRTAHPELRTVVCVFADEVLPAGSVPVEELDAPVPLALTENGTVRLEGPPGPARGTR